In the genome of Pseudomonas sp. LBUM920, one region contains:
- a CDS encoding catalase family peroxidase: MKKPSLLKNSHRLRLALAAVVFAGLGAWLLPSFHSPSPTAAKIVDEMEAVAGGAHQGFRRNHAKGQCISGHFESTGNALEISRASLLQPGKVPLIGRLSAAGGDPAQADVHGMIRSMALRLAGDDGETWYMAMNSVPVFPVNTPEGLYEQLRASIPEYGSTGPDPKKMQAFKSAHPEMRPFETWLAAHPGSSGFDNTAYYSVNAFRMTSAQGQVHFVRWSMVPETPYKPMTAAESSDPDFLAFGFATQLEQGPVRWHLMITLADPGDVTTDATVRWPEGRRQIDAGVLVIDSQQSQVEGACRDVDFNPLQLPTGIGPSDDPLLLARQAAYAESHRRRINEQSAH, encoded by the coding sequence ATGAAAAAACCATCTCTGCTGAAAAATAGCCATCGCCTGCGTCTTGCCCTCGCTGCCGTAGTATTTGCAGGCCTCGGCGCCTGGCTGTTGCCTTCTTTCCATTCCCCGTCACCCACGGCCGCGAAAATCGTCGATGAGATGGAAGCTGTTGCCGGTGGTGCCCATCAGGGCTTTCGTCGTAACCATGCCAAGGGCCAATGCATCAGCGGCCATTTTGAAAGCACCGGTAATGCTCTAGAGATCTCACGCGCTTCCTTGTTACAACCTGGCAAGGTGCCGCTGATCGGCCGGTTGTCGGCAGCCGGCGGCGACCCGGCGCAAGCCGACGTGCACGGCATGATCCGCAGCATGGCGCTGCGCCTGGCCGGGGACGACGGTGAGACCTGGTACATGGCGATGAATTCCGTGCCGGTGTTCCCCGTGAATACGCCCGAGGGTCTGTACGAGCAGTTGCGCGCCTCGATCCCTGAATACGGCAGCACCGGGCCCGATCCGAAAAAGATGCAGGCCTTCAAAAGCGCTCACCCAGAAATGCGTCCGTTCGAGACGTGGCTTGCGGCCCATCCTGGCTCATCCGGGTTCGACAACACCGCCTATTACAGCGTCAATGCCTTCCGCATGACGAGCGCCCAGGGCCAGGTGCACTTCGTGCGCTGGAGCATGGTGCCAGAGACGCCTTACAAACCAATGACAGCCGCTGAGTCCAGCGACCCGGATTTCCTCGCCTTCGGCTTCGCCACGCAACTGGAGCAAGGCCCCGTACGCTGGCACCTGATGATTACCCTGGCCGACCCCGGCGATGTGACCACCGACGCCACCGTGCGCTGGCCCGAAGGGCGCCGCCAGATCGACGCCGGCGTGCTGGTCATCGACAGCCAGCAGTCCCAGGTGGAGGGCGCCTGCCGCGATGTGGACTTCAACCCCCTCCAATTGCCAACGGGTATCGGGCCGTCGGACGACCCGTTGCTGTTGGCACGCCAGGCGGCGTACGCGGAATCTCACCGCCGGCGCATCAATGAACAGAGCGCTCACTAA
- a CDS encoding type VI secretion system tube protein Hcp: MILLNFKGTQIKGTSTVDAHKDWITIDAIQMGVGRAISISGGGTDRDTSNPSFSEISMTKATDLASADLFMQAVCGKSLGDAEIHFIQTGGPDKKQQVFLKLILGEAIISSYSASSNGERPSETFSINFTTISYEYDSFTGDTVITGTPKKWDLEKNQKI, translated from the coding sequence ATGATCCTGCTTAACTTCAAAGGCACCCAAATCAAGGGCACTTCCACCGTCGACGCGCACAAGGACTGGATCACCATCGACGCGATCCAGATGGGCGTGGGCCGCGCGATTTCCATCAGCGGCGGCGGCACCGACCGTGACACCAGCAACCCGTCGTTCTCGGAAATCTCCATGACCAAGGCCACCGACCTTGCGTCGGCCGACCTGTTCATGCAGGCGGTGTGCGGTAAAAGCCTGGGCGATGCCGAAATCCACTTCATCCAGACCGGCGGCCCGGACAAGAAACAGCAGGTGTTCCTCAAGCTGATTCTCGGCGAAGCCATCATCAGCTCCTACTCCGCCAGCAGCAACGGCGAGCGCCCCAGCGAAACCTTCTCGATCAACTTCACCACCATCAGCTACGAGTACGACTCCTTCACCGGCGACACCGTGATCACCGGCACGCCGAAGAAGTGGGACCTGGAGAAGAACCAGAAAATCTGA
- the tssB gene encoding type VI secretion system contractile sheath small subunit, protein MAKESSQKFIARNRAPRVQIEYDVEIYGAEKTVQLPFVMGVFSDLSGKPAEPLPPVAERKFLEVDIDNFDDRLKSMKPRVAFQVPNTLTGEGNLPVEITFESMDDFTPAAIASKVPSLNQLLTARSQLSNLLTYMDGKVGAEELLAKLLSDPSVMQALSSAPKQPE, encoded by the coding sequence GTGGCCAAAGAAAGCAGTCAGAAGTTCATCGCCCGCAACCGTGCGCCGCGCGTTCAGATCGAATACGACGTGGAGATCTACGGTGCGGAAAAAACCGTGCAGTTGCCCTTTGTCATGGGGGTGTTTTCGGACCTCTCCGGCAAGCCGGCCGAGCCGTTGCCGCCGGTGGCCGAGCGCAAGTTCCTGGAAGTCGACATCGACAATTTTGACGATCGTCTCAAGTCCATGAAGCCGCGTGTGGCGTTCCAGGTGCCCAACACCCTGACCGGTGAAGGCAACCTGCCGGTGGAAATCACGTTTGAATCGATGGACGACTTCACCCCGGCTGCCATCGCCAGCAAGGTGCCGAGCCTGAACCAGTTGCTCACCGCGCGCAGCCAGCTGTCGAACCTGCTGACCTACATGGACGGCAAAGTCGGCGCAGAGGAATTGCTCGCCAAGCTGCTCAGCGATCCGAGTGTGATGCAAGCCTTGAGCAGTGCGCCCAAGCAGCCCGAATAA
- a CDS encoding anti-sigma factor: MASCLPYEEAFAHQNVPPVPESLKLSIAALAAQHSAAGEAKTTAAHPAAEKTDRGFSRLFAFLQPKFAWPALTFVAGAACYALVLQVGAFNGALKPGIDAAAPTVAQTSPWVQQAAAYQHLYTRETVAYGAQPTDVVTKTLADIRDIDGLALRVPDLSSAGLTFKRVQRLRFNNKALIQLVYLPANGAPVALCVMKEPKPDQSIAQQSVAQMNVVTWRQSELGYALIGEPEQGVDLNAIARLVADRSAAPLFADVPAPMWIASIQK; the protein is encoded by the coding sequence ATGGCTTCCTGCCTGCCTTACGAGGAAGCGTTTGCCCACCAGAATGTGCCGCCTGTTCCGGAGAGCCTCAAGCTCAGTATTGCCGCGCTGGCAGCTCAGCATTCGGCGGCCGGGGAGGCTAAAACCACCGCTGCGCATCCCGCTGCCGAGAAGACAGACCGCGGTTTTTCTCGTCTGTTCGCGTTCCTCCAACCTAAATTTGCCTGGCCGGCGTTGACGTTCGTTGCTGGTGCAGCGTGCTATGCGCTGGTGCTTCAGGTTGGTGCGTTCAACGGCGCGCTCAAGCCTGGCATTGACGCGGCTGCACCGACGGTTGCCCAGACGTCGCCGTGGGTGCAACAAGCTGCGGCCTACCAGCATCTCTATACCCGCGAAACCGTTGCCTACGGCGCCCAGCCGACGGATGTGGTGACCAAGACCCTGGCCGATATCCGCGATATCGACGGCCTGGCCCTGCGCGTTCCTGACCTGAGTTCCGCGGGCCTGACCTTCAAGCGTGTGCAGCGCCTGCGCTTCAACAACAAGGCGTTGATTCAGCTCGTGTACCTGCCGGCCAATGGCGCGCCGGTTGCGTTGTGTGTGATGAAAGAGCCCAAGCCGGACCAGTCCATCGCTCAGCAAAGCGTTGCGCAGATGAACGTAGTAACCTGGCGCCAGTCTGAACTGGGCTACGCGCTGATTGGCGAGCCCGAACAAGGTGTAGACCTTAACGCCATTGCTCGACTTGTCGCCGACCGAAGTGCCGCCCCGCTGTTTGCTGACGTGCCTGCACCGATGTGGATCGCCTCCATCCAGAAATGA
- a CDS encoding RNA polymerase sigma factor encodes MSITGADLPALLPELLPRLWAFALRISGDKHDAEDLVQLACVRALERSHQLQPDTSVLSWMFSIVHSTWINELRSRKVRSRSRMDWNDEFLETVSDPEAPNPESDLMHRQIIEAVHKLPEGQREVMLLVGVERFSYKEAAEMLDLPIGTIMSRLSRARQAIGALFDSPKSKPLRARPENSSAS; translated from the coding sequence ATGTCGATCACCGGTGCTGACTTACCCGCACTGCTTCCAGAACTGCTGCCGCGCCTTTGGGCGTTCGCGCTGCGCATTTCCGGTGACAAGCACGATGCCGAAGACCTGGTTCAGCTCGCCTGTGTCCGCGCGCTGGAACGCTCTCATCAGTTGCAGCCCGATACGTCGGTGCTGAGCTGGATGTTTTCGATTGTCCATTCCACCTGGATCAACGAGCTGCGCTCGCGCAAGGTGCGCAGCCGTTCGCGCATGGACTGGAACGATGAATTCCTGGAAACCGTCAGCGACCCGGAGGCGCCCAATCCGGAATCCGACCTGATGCACCGGCAGATTATCGAAGCGGTCCACAAGCTTCCCGAAGGCCAGCGCGAAGTCATGCTGCTGGTGGGTGTGGAGCGCTTCAGCTACAAGGAAGCCGCCGAGATGCTCGACCTGCCGATCGGCACCATCATGAGCCGGTTGTCGCGTGCGCGTCAGGCGATCGGCGCGCTTTTTGATTCGCCAAAAAGCAAACCTTTGCGCGCTCGGCCAGAAAACTCGTCGGCGTCCTGA
- the tssE gene encoding type VI secretion system baseplate subunit TssE — translation MAELTSRERLQPSLLDRLSDDDTEHAVEPRDKRVLSMRGLRKAVLRDLGWLLNSTSLGSFRDLSAHPLAVQSVINFGLPDLAGKTAAGLDREALGRRIRQAIWDFEPRILRDSVRVVPVAPSGVTASPNQMAFEIHGELWGQPLPERLYLKTELDLEAGEARVFDIETRDVR, via the coding sequence ATGGCTGAACTCACCAGTCGCGAACGCTTGCAGCCGTCCTTGCTCGATCGCCTGAGCGATGACGACACCGAGCACGCCGTGGAGCCGCGCGACAAGCGCGTGCTGTCCATGCGCGGCTTGCGCAAGGCGGTGTTGCGGGACTTGGGATGGCTGCTCAACAGCACCAGCCTGGGCAGTTTTCGTGACCTGAGCGCGCACCCGCTGGCAGTGCAGTCAGTGATCAATTTTGGTCTGCCGGATCTTGCCGGCAAGACCGCCGCCGGTTTGGACCGGGAAGCGCTGGGGCGGCGCATCCGCCAGGCGATCTGGGATTTCGAACCGCGGATTTTACGCGACAGCGTGCGCGTGGTGCCGGTGGCGCCCTCGGGCGTGACGGCCAGTCCCAACCAGATGGCCTTTGAAATTCATGGCGAACTCTGGGGCCAACCGTTGCCCGAGCGCCTGTACCTGAAGACCGAACTCGACCTGGAAGCAGGTGAGGCGAGGGTCTTTGATATCGAGACAAGGGACGTGCGGTGA
- the tssC gene encoding type VI secretion system contractile sheath large subunit: MSTPQSEQPGQLAPATEFDAGDFASLLQKEFKPKTDKAKEAVETAVRTLAEQALQGTQLMPHDVLGTIEGLIAALDQKLTEQVNHILHHEEFQGVESAWRGLHYLVNNTETDETLKIRVMNISKNEVHKTLRKFKGVAWDQSPIFKKLYEEEYGQFGGEPYGAFVADYYFNNSAPDVELLTQMARVSAAAHCPLITAADPSVMLMESWQELANPRDLTKIFQTPEHAAWRSFRASEDSRYVGLAMPRFLSRAPYGAKTNPVEAFDFEETTDAAGAKDFTWANAAYAMAVNINRSFKHYGWCSQIRGIESGGVVEGLPVHTFPTDDGGVDMTCPTEIAISDRREAELAKNGFMPLVHKKNSDLAAFIGAQSMHKPAEYDDPDATANANLAARLPYLFATCRFAHYLKCIVRDKIGSFKERDDMQVWLNNWIGRYVEHNPATATDADKARKPLAGAEVVVEEIEGNPGYYGAKFFLRPHYQLEGLTVSLRLVSKLPSTKSN, encoded by the coding sequence ATGTCCACCCCGCAATCCGAACAGCCAGGGCAACTTGCCCCGGCCACGGAATTCGACGCTGGCGACTTCGCAAGCCTGCTGCAAAAAGAGTTCAAGCCCAAAACCGACAAGGCCAAGGAAGCGGTGGAAACCGCCGTGCGCACCCTGGCCGAGCAAGCGCTGCAAGGCACGCAACTGATGCCCCACGACGTGCTGGGCACCATCGAGGGCTTGATCGCCGCCCTCGACCAGAAGCTCACCGAACAGGTCAATCACATCCTGCACCACGAGGAATTTCAGGGCGTGGAAAGCGCCTGGCGTGGCCTGCACTACCTGGTCAACAACACCGAGACTGACGAAACCCTGAAGATCCGGGTGATGAACATCTCCAAGAACGAAGTGCACAAGACCCTGCGCAAGTTCAAGGGTGTGGCCTGGGACCAGAGCCCGATCTTCAAGAAGTTGTACGAAGAAGAATATGGTCAGTTCGGCGGCGAGCCGTATGGCGCCTTTGTCGCGGATTACTACTTCAACAACAGTGCGCCGGACGTGGAACTGCTGACCCAGATGGCCCGCGTCAGCGCCGCCGCTCACTGCCCGCTGATCACGGCTGCCGACCCCAGCGTGATGCTGATGGAGTCGTGGCAGGAACTGGCCAACCCGCGTGACCTGACCAAGATCTTCCAGACCCCGGAACACGCCGCCTGGCGCAGCTTTCGCGCCAGTGAAGACTCGCGTTACGTCGGCCTGGCCATGCCGCGCTTTCTGTCCCGCGCGCCCTACGGTGCCAAAACCAACCCGGTCGAAGCGTTCGATTTCGAAGAAACCACCGACGCGGCCGGCGCCAAGGATTTCACCTGGGCCAACGCCGCTTACGCAATGGCGGTGAACATCAACCGCTCGTTCAAACACTACGGCTGGTGCTCGCAGATTCGCGGCATCGAGTCCGGTGGTGTGGTGGAGGGGCTGCCGGTGCATACCTTTCCAACCGACGACGGCGGCGTGGACATGACCTGCCCAACTGAAATCGCCATCAGCGACCGCCGCGAAGCGGAACTGGCAAAAAACGGCTTCATGCCGCTGGTGCACAAGAAAAACAGCGACCTCGCCGCGTTCATCGGCGCGCAGTCGATGCACAAGCCTGCCGAGTACGACGACCCCGACGCCACCGCCAACGCCAACCTGGCCGCGCGCCTGCCGTACCTGTTCGCCACGTGCCGTTTCGCTCACTACTTGAAGTGCATCGTGCGCGACAAGATCGGCTCGTTCAAAGAGCGCGACGACATGCAGGTGTGGCTCAACAACTGGATCGGCCGTTACGTCGAACACAACCCGGCCACCGCCACCGACGCCGACAAAGCCCGTAAACCGCTGGCCGGCGCCGAAGTGGTGGTGGAAGAAATCGAGGGCAACCCCGGCTACTACGGCGCCAAGTTTTTCCTGCGCCCGCACTACCAACTCGAAGGCTTGACCGTGTCCCTGCGCCTGGTCTCCAAGCTGCCGTCCACCAAATCCAACTGA
- the tssA gene encoding type VI secretion system protein TssA: MGLSTGAQPLDFTALAQPLAEADGCGQNFEYDPQFLELEEEALGKPEVQYGDTITQAIEPSWKRVMLLALPLMERSRDLRLAIWLTRAQLNLHGIPGLAAGLGLIHGLLENCWQGLHPQLDPDDDNDPLLRINILAFLCEPAGVLRDVLDAPLVSGRGVGAVSLRQVELASGEEGESVSLAMIEGAFAEADPVELNATDTALAQALALSVQIEQLLTEKVGVGRAIDLSGLATLLRRAGDVIRRHLPGAAPAEAMPAGVTAAAVAAVAVAPQAVRAEINSREDARQTIDRLCTYFQTFEPASPVPFLLQRAKNLIDKNFMELLQDLAPDGLAQLALVSGIRNSDT; encoded by the coding sequence ATGGGCCTGTCCACCGGCGCTCAACCACTGGATTTCACCGCACTGGCCCAGCCTTTGGCCGAAGCCGACGGCTGTGGCCAGAACTTCGAATACGACCCCCAGTTCCTTGAGCTCGAAGAAGAAGCCCTCGGCAAACCCGAGGTGCAGTATGGCGACACCATCACCCAGGCCATCGAGCCAAGCTGGAAACGGGTGATGCTGTTGGCGCTGCCATTGATGGAGCGCAGCCGCGACCTGCGCCTGGCGATCTGGCTGACCCGCGCTCAACTCAACCTGCACGGCATTCCCGGCCTGGCTGCCGGCCTTGGGCTGATCCATGGCTTGCTGGAAAACTGCTGGCAGGGCTTGCACCCGCAGCTCGACCCCGATGACGACAACGACCCGTTGCTGCGCATCAATATTCTGGCGTTCCTGTGCGAGCCTGCCGGTGTGTTGCGCGACGTGCTCGATGCGCCGCTGGTCAGCGGCCGTGGCGTGGGCGCGGTCAGCTTGCGTCAGGTTGAACTGGCGAGCGGCGAGGAGGGCGAGAGCGTCAGCCTGGCGATGATCGAAGGCGCGTTTGCCGAAGCCGACCCCGTCGAACTCAACGCCACTGACACCGCGCTGGCACAGGCGTTGGCACTCAGCGTGCAGATCGAACAGTTGTTGACGGAGAAGGTCGGCGTCGGCCGCGCCATCGACCTCAGCGGCCTGGCCACACTCCTGCGCCGCGCCGGTGACGTGATCCGCCGCCACTTGCCAGGTGCCGCGCCAGCCGAGGCGATGCCGGCTGGCGTTACAGCCGCCGCCGTGGCCGCCGTGGCCGTCGCCCCGCAGGCAGTGCGCGCAGAAATCAACAGCCGCGAAGACGCACGCCAGACCATCGACCGTCTGTGCACGTATTTCCAGACTTTCGAGCCCGCCAGCCCGGTGCCGTTTTTACTGCAGCGGGCGAAGAACCTCATCGACAAGAATTTCATGGAATTGCTGCAAGACCTCGCCCCTGATGGTCTCGCGCAACTGGCGCTGGTCAGCGGTATTCGCAACAGCGACACCTGA